One Gammaproteobacteria bacterium DNA segment encodes these proteins:
- a CDS encoding V-type ATP synthase subunit F has protein sequence MSTRIIAMGSEALLEGFALLGVETVADPSPHEVEELLRGLAASDARALVFLEHQVAREAGQALEDIRREGGRIVISEIPPLEAPADYRPPVEDLVIRVLGASALEKRP, from the coding sequence ATGAGCACACGCATCATCGCCATGGGCTCCGAGGCCCTGCTCGAGGGCTTCGCCCTGCTGGGGGTGGAGACCGTGGCCGATCCCTCGCCCCACGAGGTGGAGGAACTACTGCGCGGCCTCGCGGCCTCGGACGCCAGGGCCCTGGTGTTCCTCGAACACCAGGTGGCACGCGAGGCCGGCCAGGCCCTGGAAGACATCAGGAGGGAAGGAGGACGTATCGTGATCAGTGAGATCCCACCCCTCGAGGCGCCCGCCGATTACCGGCCGCCCGTGGAGGATCTGGTGATACGGGTGCTGGGTGCCTCAGCCCTGGAGAAACGCCCATGA
- a CDS encoding V-type ATP synthase subunit E family protein — protein sequence MKAEDQVAALEQAIRERAEALAAEHLEQAERARERIRKETSNRIQLLEEKENLSAQAQGEREYRRRVQASELRLQAELDRLRWGLVEHVLFRVTERLHELRDDEEKYTALFKQLLAQAAACFEQNQLEALVSETDHRRFAGEWEALVADCVTDKEIHLANEHCPCNGGVLVRTVDGRIGVNNTFEGRMERMKEDLQRLALERLFSHATNSGALLNG from the coding sequence ATGAAGGCCGAAGACCAGGTTGCCGCGCTGGAGCAGGCCATCCGGGAACGCGCCGAGGCCCTGGCCGCGGAACACCTCGAACAGGCCGAGCGTGCCAGGGAGCGTATCCGCAAGGAGACCAGCAACCGTATTCAGCTGCTGGAGGAGAAGGAAAACCTGTCGGCCCAGGCCCAAGGGGAGCGGGAATACCGGCGCCGCGTCCAGGCCAGCGAACTCCGCCTGCAGGCGGAACTGGACCGCCTGCGCTGGGGGCTGGTGGAACATGTCCTGTTCCGGGTCACCGAGCGTCTCCATGAACTGCGCGACGACGAAGAGAAGTATACGGCCCTGTTCAAGCAGCTGCTGGCCCAGGCGGCGGCCTGCTTCGAGCAAAACCAGCTCGAGGCCCTGGTGTCGGAGACCGACCACCGGCGCTTCGCCGGCGAGTGGGAGGCCCTGGTGGCGGACTGTGTGACGGACAAGGAAATCCATCTCGCCAACGAACACTGCCCCTGCAACGGCGGCGTGCTGGTGCGCACGGTGGATGGCCGCATCGGCGTCAACAACACCTTCGAAGGCCGCATGGAACGCATGAAAGAGGACCTCCAGCGCCTGGCGTTGGAGCGGCTGTTCTCCCACGCCACCAACTCCGGAGCCTTGCTCAATGGGTGA
- a CDS encoding V-type ATP synthase subunit A produces MGEIIDVNGPIVTVRLDRVRNGDQVKIGRMGLVGEVIGLDGDRAVVQVYESTEGARPGEDAESLGHPLSVELGPGLMGNIFDGVQRPLPEILKISGDHIGRGIHVPSLNRETSWRFEADGSLSMGDRLEGGAVIGTVQETETIKHHILVPPDISGEIVEHGASGDYTVDAVIARLKSDDGRVHDLRLFHRWPVRTPRPYGARNHAAVPLITGQRVLDTFFPIVKGGKGAVPGPFGAGKTMVQQQIARWANADIVIYVGCGERGNELVDILETFPELTDPHTGRSLMERTLLVANTSNMPVVAREASIYVGVTIAEYYRDQGYDVVMVADSTSRWAEALREVSGRLGQMPVEEGYPAYLASRLSAFYERAGRVETLTGGLGSVTLIGAVSPPGGDFSEPVTSHTKEIVPTFWALSKELADARHYPAVDWLDSFSGYVDTAAQWWAREVDPGWAARRGQALAVLSQADDLSRIVNLVGPEALSPTQRWVLEGAALIKEGVLQQSAIDEVDSYASPRKQFQLLDIALCIYDEGHKLIELGVPVEQISRLPSMARFRRLKSMYTSEQTDDIEAFNKHVKQDIDELRVEYGAPREAEA; encoded by the coding sequence ATGGGTGAGATCATCGACGTCAACGGCCCCATCGTCACGGTGAGGCTGGACCGAGTGCGCAACGGCGACCAGGTGAAGATCGGCCGCATGGGCCTGGTGGGCGAGGTGATCGGGCTCGACGGCGACCGCGCCGTGGTACAGGTCTACGAGTCCACTGAAGGAGCGCGTCCCGGCGAAGACGCCGAAAGCCTGGGTCACCCCCTGTCGGTGGAGCTGGGTCCCGGCCTCATGGGTAACATCTTCGACGGCGTTCAACGGCCCCTGCCGGAGATCCTCAAGATCAGCGGCGACCACATCGGCCGGGGCATTCATGTGCCCTCCCTGAACCGCGAGACCTCCTGGCGCTTCGAGGCCGACGGCTCCCTGTCCATGGGCGACCGCCTCGAAGGCGGCGCCGTCATCGGCACGGTGCAGGAGACCGAGACCATCAAGCACCATATTCTCGTGCCGCCCGATATAAGCGGCGAGATCGTGGAGCACGGGGCCTCGGGCGACTACACCGTCGATGCCGTCATCGCCCGACTCAAGAGCGACGACGGCCGCGTCCACGACCTCCGGCTCTTCCACCGTTGGCCGGTGCGCACACCCCGCCCCTACGGCGCGCGCAACCACGCCGCCGTGCCCCTGATCACCGGCCAGCGGGTGCTGGATACCTTCTTTCCCATCGTCAAGGGCGGCAAGGGCGCGGTGCCCGGCCCCTTCGGTGCCGGCAAGACCATGGTGCAGCAGCAGATCGCCCGCTGGGCCAACGCCGACATCGTCATCTACGTGGGCTGCGGGGAGCGGGGCAACGAGCTGGTGGACATCCTGGAGACCTTCCCGGAACTCACGGATCCCCACACCGGGCGCTCTCTCATGGAGCGCACCCTGCTGGTGGCCAATACCTCCAACATGCCGGTGGTGGCCCGCGAGGCCAGCATCTACGTCGGCGTGACCATCGCCGAATACTACCGCGACCAGGGCTACGATGTGGTGATGGTGGCCGATTCCACCTCCCGCTGGGCCGAGGCCCTGCGGGAAGTGAGCGGCCGCCTCGGCCAGATGCCCGTGGAGGAGGGCTACCCCGCCTATCTGGCGTCGCGTCTGTCGGCCTTCTACGAGCGCGCCGGCCGCGTAGAGACCCTCACGGGGGGCCTCGGCTCCGTCACCCTCATCGGCGCGGTGTCGCCCCCGGGGGGCGATTTCTCCGAGCCGGTCACCAGCCACACCAAGGAGATCGTCCCCACCTTCTGGGCCCTGTCCAAGGAGCTGGCCGACGCCCGCCACTACCCGGCAGTGGACTGGCTGGACTCCTTCTCCGGCTATGTGGACACCGCCGCCCAGTGGTGGGCCCGCGAAGTGGACCCCGGCTGGGCCGCCCGGCGGGGCCAGGCCCTGGCGGTGCTCAGCCAGGCCGACGATCTGTCCCGCATCGTCAACCTGGTGGGCCCCGAGGCCCTCTCCCCCACCCAGCGCTGGGTGCTGGAGGGGGCCGCCCTCATCAAGGAGGGCGTGCTCCAGCAGAGCGCCATCGACGAGGTGGACAGCTATGCCAGTCCGCGCAAACAGTTCCAGCTTCTGGACATCGCCCTGTGCATCTATGACGAAGGACACAAGCTCATCGAGCTTGGGGTACCCGTGGAGCAGATCTCGCGCTTGCCCAGCATGGCCCGCTTCCGCCGCCTCAAGTCCATGTACACCAGCGAGCAGACCGATGACATCGAGGCCTTTAACAAACACGTGAAACAGGATATCGACGAATTGCGCGTCGAATACGGCGCGCCGCGGGAGGCCGAGGCATGA
- a CDS encoding V-type ATP synthase subunit B, whose protein sequence is MREKEFRMASAARGALLYMKGVRGVALGDRVVVRDQAGRRRSGQVIRTSDEVVLIQVFEGTEGLDLDQTWARFLEKPFELSLSPEILGRVFSGIGAPRDDRPPIISTLKRNVNGAPVNPAARTYPKEFIQTGISTIDGLNSLVRGQKLPIFSGSGLPHNRLAAQIVRQAKLLSQEADFSVVFAAMGVSYSDARFFEEEFESSGVLRNVVMFINLADDPPMERLLLPRAALTAAEYLAYELDQHVLVVLTDMTNYAEALREVATAKGDVPARKGYPGYLYSDLAELYERAGRIHERHGSITMMPVLSMPSDDITHPIPDLTGYITEGQIVLSRELQSQGIYPPVNVPPSLSRLMKDGIGADFTREDHPRVAAQLYAAYARSLEARNLASIIGAEELSERDRRYLEFAKGFEERFVGQGEDEDRSIIETLEIAWSLLSGLPPEALNRVSEEDLQKYHHWGRARDPAKVAEVPEADEATTDGD, encoded by the coding sequence ATGAGGGAGAAAGAATTCCGCATGGCATCCGCCGCGCGGGGTGCCCTGCTCTACATGAAGGGTGTGCGCGGGGTGGCCCTGGGAGACCGGGTGGTGGTGCGCGACCAGGCCGGCCGGCGTCGCAGCGGCCAGGTGATCCGCACCTCCGACGAAGTGGTGCTGATCCAGGTGTTCGAAGGTACCGAGGGGCTCGACCTCGACCAGACCTGGGCCCGTTTCCTGGAGAAGCCCTTCGAGCTGTCCCTGTCCCCCGAGATCCTGGGTCGCGTGTTCAGCGGCATCGGGGCCCCCCGGGACGACCGGCCCCCCATCATCTCCACCCTCAAGCGCAACGTCAACGGCGCCCCCGTCAATCCGGCGGCCCGCACCTATCCCAAGGAATTCATTCAGACCGGCATATCCACCATCGACGGCCTGAACTCCCTGGTGCGCGGCCAGAAGCTGCCCATCTTCTCGGGCTCGGGCCTGCCCCACAACCGGCTGGCCGCCCAGATCGTGCGCCAGGCCAAGCTGCTGTCCCAGGAGGCGGACTTCTCCGTGGTGTTCGCAGCCATGGGGGTCTCCTACAGCGACGCCCGCTTCTTCGAGGAAGAGTTCGAGTCCAGCGGCGTGCTGCGCAACGTCGTGATGTTCATCAACCTGGCGGACGACCCGCCCATGGAGCGCCTGCTGCTGCCGCGAGCGGCCCTGACTGCCGCCGAGTACCTCGCCTACGAACTCGACCAGCACGTGCTGGTGGTACTCACGGACATGACCAACTACGCCGAGGCCCTGCGGGAAGTGGCCACCGCCAAGGGCGACGTACCGGCCCGCAAGGGCTATCCGGGCTATCTCTACTCCGACCTGGCGGAACTCTACGAGCGTGCGGGGCGCATCCACGAACGCCACGGCTCCATCACCATGATGCCCGTGCTATCCATGCCGTCGGACGACATCACCCATCCCATTCCCGACCTCACGGGCTATATCACCGAGGGCCAGATCGTGCTGTCCCGGGAACTCCAGAGCCAGGGGATCTATCCGCCGGTGAACGTGCCCCCGTCCCTGTCCCGGCTCATGAAGGACGGCATCGGGGCCGACTTCACCCGCGAGGACCACCCGCGGGTGGCGGCCCAGCTCTACGCCGCCTATGCCCGCTCCCTGGAGGCCCGCAACCTGGCCTCCATCATCGGCGCCGAGGAACTTTCCGAACGCGACCGCCGCTACCTGGAATTCGCCAAGGGCTTCGAGGAGCGGTTCGTCGGCCAGGGCGAGGACGAGGACCGCAGCATCATCGAGACCCTGGAGATCGCCTGGAGCCTGCTGTCCGGTCTGCCCCCGGAGGCCCTGAACCGCGTCTCCGAGGAGGACCTGCAGAAGTACCACCATTGGGGCCGCGCCCGCGACCCCGCCAAGGTCGCGGAAGTCCCGGAGGCCGACGAGGCCACCACGGACGGGGACTGA
- a CDS encoding V-type ATP synthase subunit D, translated as MADRLKIPPTKSALLGLKRQVDFLEEGHALLERKKELLTRLVYERLAQYRELRGETTEAVKQAYHWLSITHMRMGSHKLRLAALAIPLGLEVNILPRSHLGVEYPSVTAKPLPLQPVGLIGTDASLDETRERLAHMATLLARLGESEMALWRLLEEQRKTQKRVNALKYNVIPRYRNTIRYIQGALEEEERNTLFQIKILREQSGDQSF; from the coding sequence ATGGCGGACCGCCTGAAGATACCGCCCACCAAGAGTGCCCTGCTGGGCCTCAAGCGCCAGGTGGATTTCCTGGAGGAGGGCCACGCCCTGCTGGAGCGCAAGAAGGAGCTGCTCACCCGTCTGGTCTACGAGCGCCTGGCCCAGTACCGGGAACTGCGGGGGGAGACTACCGAGGCGGTGAAACAGGCCTACCACTGGCTCAGCATCACCCACATGCGCATGGGCAGCCACAAGCTGCGGCTGGCGGCCCTGGCCATTCCCCTGGGTCTCGAAGTGAACATCCTGCCGCGCTCCCATCTCGGCGTGGAGTACCCGTCGGTGACGGCCAAGCCCCTGCCCCTCCAGCCCGTGGGCCTCATCGGCACCGACGCCAGCCTCGACGAGACCCGGGAGCGCCTCGCCCACATGGCCACCCTGCTGGCCCGCCTGGGGGAATCGGAGATGGCCCTGTGGCGGCTCCTGGAGGAACAGCGCAAGACCCAGAAACGGGTGAACGCCCTCAAGTACAACGTCATCCCCCGCTACCGCAACACCATCCGTTATATCCAGGGCGCCCTGGAAGAAGAGGAGCGCAACACCCTGTTCCAGATCAAGATCCTACGCGAGCAGAGCGGCGACCAGTCCTTCTGA
- a CDS encoding PepSY-associated TM helix domain-containing protein, giving the protein MRGFLQPATFVICWSGTFAVISHDLDWLVTPERRVQAQAEQVSWGNIEQAARRAVPGSDIDYMSAPLNRHAVAEVWLSHPDGVLAVVWVDPYTAEVTGSSHGFGLAEFFRGFHYRLFLPNLAGIPVGLYLVSVFALTMLASMVAALVFYKRWWRRFLKGPRGRGRAFWSELHKAVGLWSIWFLLVIGLTGGWYLYEGAQHDLFEGPLNYVDNAPIGVVSVPAPATAPALPALPLDEVIARAERAWPEFEITTAAYGWYSGGEDAVYLQGHTGGFSLLRGRANQMHLDPRSGEVLWQNGSGDLSPYWVWSNMADPLHFGNFAGLWSKAIWFVFGLLLSGLILTGTWLHAQRLAREAGGRARHRWPGTGAAIAVSLLVLAASVPFGFQEAREYYGPTVNGVKQLPTLAPGVKAVIIGWIALTLVIIASWILVLWRPGLLMRTMRRNENWLWRLS; this is encoded by the coding sequence ATGCGCGGGTTTTTACAGCCAGCTACATTCGTGATCTGCTGGAGCGGGACCTTCGCGGTGATTTCCCACGACCTCGACTGGCTGGTCACGCCGGAGCGACGGGTCCAGGCGCAGGCCGAACAGGTAAGCTGGGGAAACATCGAGCAGGCCGCCCGGCGGGCGGTTCCGGGGTCGGATATCGACTATATGTCCGCGCCCCTGAACCGGCATGCCGTGGCAGAGGTCTGGCTTTCCCACCCCGACGGCGTCCTGGCGGTTGTCTGGGTCGATCCCTACACGGCCGAGGTCACCGGATCCTCGCACGGCTTCGGCTTGGCAGAGTTTTTTCGCGGCTTTCACTATCGCCTGTTCCTGCCGAATCTCGCCGGCATCCCCGTCGGTCTGTATCTGGTGTCGGTATTTGCCCTCACCATGCTGGCCTCGATGGTCGCTGCGCTGGTGTTTTACAAGCGCTGGTGGCGGCGTTTCCTCAAGGGGCCGCGCGGCCGCGGGCGGGCGTTCTGGAGCGAGTTGCACAAGGCTGTCGGGCTGTGGTCGATCTGGTTCCTGCTCGTCATCGGGCTGACGGGCGGGTGGTATCTCTACGAAGGGGCCCAGCATGATCTCTTCGAAGGTCCATTGAACTATGTGGACAATGCGCCCATCGGCGTGGTTTCGGTGCCGGCGCCGGCCACCGCTCCGGCGCTGCCGGCGCTGCCCCTGGACGAGGTGATCGCCAGGGCAGAGCGCGCCTGGCCGGAGTTCGAGATCACGACCGCGGCCTACGGCTGGTACTCTGGCGGCGAGGACGCGGTTTACCTGCAAGGCCACACCGGTGGTTTCTCGCTCCTGCGTGGTCGCGCCAACCAGATGCACCTGGACCCACGCAGCGGCGAGGTGCTGTGGCAGAACGGCAGCGGTGACCTGTCGCCCTACTGGGTCTGGTCGAACATGGCCGACCCCTTGCACTTCGGCAACTTCGCGGGGCTCTGGAGCAAGGCTATCTGGTTCGTCTTCGGTCTGTTGCTCTCGGGGCTCATCCTCACCGGCACCTGGTTGCACGCCCAACGCCTGGCCCGCGAGGCCGGTGGCCGCGCCCGCCACCGCTGGCCGGGTACCGGTGCGGCGATTGCCGTGTCGCTGCTGGTGTTGGCCGCCTCGGTGCCCTTCGGCTTCCAGGAAGCGCGGGAGTACTACGGGCCCACGGTCAATGGCGTCAAGCAGCTGCCGACCCTGGCGCCGGGCGTGAAAGCCGTCATCATCGGCTGGATTGCCCTGACCCTCGTGATCATCGCCAGCTGGATACTGGTGCTATGGCGGCCGGGCTTGCTCATGAGGACGATGCGGCGCAACGAAAACTGGCTATGGAGGTTATCATGA
- the istA gene encoding IS21 family transposase, which translates to MAISKEQEAQILRYHYVEKWRVGTIASQLGVHHNVVNRVLSQAGMPKVERAAQPSMIDPYLPFITDTLAQFPTLTASRLYGMVRERGYPGGPDHFRHQLACYRPRPRPEAFLRLKTLPGDQGQIDWGHFGKLTIGRATHALMAFVMVLSYSRRIFLRFFLDAKMANFLRGHEAAFTASNGLPKVLLYDNLKSAVLERQGEAIRFHPTLLEFAAHYRFEPRPVAVARGNEKGRVERAIRTIRDNFWPARQWTDIDDLNAQAEAWCNGWAMDRPCPEDRALSVRQAFEQEPLLALPDNPYPTDERVEVHIGKTPYARFEGNDYSVPHTHVRRTLTVSASPTEVRILDGGDVIARHPRSYDKGRQIEQPEHIEALVQIKRQARHHRGQDHLAQAAPASRQLAVQAAERGDNLGAITAALLRLLDAYGAPELEAAIQESLAHGVAHPNGVRIALQRRREARNQPPRVGVRIDHARARGLVVRTHDLGGYDALQSTPPETEDDAQEEPQ; encoded by the coding sequence TTGGCCATCAGCAAAGAACAAGAGGCGCAGATCCTGCGCTATCACTACGTCGAGAAGTGGCGGGTGGGCACCATTGCCAGCCAGTTGGGCGTACACCACAACGTCGTCAATCGGGTGCTCTCCCAGGCCGGCATGCCGAAGGTCGAGCGGGCTGCGCAGCCGTCGATGATCGATCCTTATCTGCCGTTCATCACCGACACCCTGGCCCAGTTCCCCACGCTCACCGCCAGCCGCCTCTACGGCATGGTGCGTGAACGGGGCTACCCCGGCGGCCCCGACCACTTCCGCCATCAGCTCGCCTGTTACCGGCCACGCCCCCGGCCCGAGGCCTTTCTGCGCCTGAAGACCCTGCCCGGCGACCAGGGACAGATCGACTGGGGCCATTTCGGCAAGCTCACCATCGGCCGCGCAACCCATGCCCTGATGGCCTTTGTCATGGTGCTCAGCTACTCCCGGCGCATTTTTTTGCGCTTCTTCCTCGATGCCAAGATGGCCAACTTCCTGCGGGGCCACGAGGCGGCCTTCACTGCCTCGAACGGCCTGCCCAAGGTCCTGCTCTACGACAACCTGAAAAGCGCCGTGCTGGAGCGCCAGGGTGAGGCCATCCGCTTCCATCCCACCTTGCTCGAGTTCGCCGCCCACTACCGCTTTGAGCCCCGTCCGGTGGCGGTGGCCCGGGGCAACGAGAAGGGGCGGGTGGAGCGCGCCATCCGCACGATACGCGATAATTTCTGGCCGGCCCGCCAATGGACCGACATCGATGATCTCAACGCCCAGGCCGAGGCCTGGTGCAACGGCTGGGCCATGGACCGGCCCTGCCCGGAGGACCGTGCCCTCTCGGTGCGCCAGGCCTTCGAGCAGGAGCCCCTGCTGGCGCTGCCCGATAACCCCTATCCCACCGACGAGCGGGTCGAGGTCCACATCGGCAAGACCCCTTACGCGCGCTTCGAGGGCAACGACTACAGCGTGCCCCACACCCATGTGCGCCGCACCCTCACCGTCTCGGCCTCACCCACCGAGGTGCGGATCCTCGACGGCGGAGACGTCATCGCCCGCCACCCGCGCAGCTACGACAAGGGCCGGCAGATCGAACAGCCGGAACACATCGAGGCACTGGTCCAGATCAAACGCCAGGCCCGGCATCATCGCGGCCAGGACCACCTGGCCCAGGCCGCACCGGCCAGCCGGCAATTGGCTGTCCAGGCCGCCGAGCGCGGCGACAACCTCGGCGCCATCACCGCAGCCCTGCTGCGCCTCCTCGATGCCTACGGCGCCCCCGAGCTGGAGGCGGCCATCCAGGAGAGCCTGGCCCACGGGGTGGCTCACCCCAATGGCGTGCGCATCGCCCTGCAGCGTAGGCGCGAGGCGAGAAACCAGCCGCCCCGGGTGGGGGTGCGCATCGACCACGCGCGCGCCAGGGGGCTGGTGGTACGCACCCATGATCTGGGCGGCTACGACGCCTTGCAGTCCACCCCGCCCGAAACCGAAGACGACGCCCAGGAGGAGCCCCAATGA
- the istB gene encoding IS21-like element helper ATPase IstB, with translation MIPNASLKERATALKLHGLLSHWEESADAGWVESLIQWEEEERAHRSLERRMKGARLGRFKPLADFDWGWPSRCDRELVSELMRLDFLTEAVNIILVGPNGVGKSTLARNIAHQAVLAGHSVLFTSAGQMLNDLAAQDGDSALKRRLARYARPQLLAVDEVGYLAYSNRHADLLFEIVSRRYEEKSTLVTTNRPFAEWGEVFPNASCVVSLVDRLVHRSEILTIEGESYRLKEAKERQQQQAQRRRAAAKSNKGA, from the coding sequence ATGATCCCTAACGCATCCCTGAAAGAACGGGCCACGGCCCTCAAGCTCCATGGCCTGCTGAGCCATTGGGAGGAGAGCGCCGACGCTGGCTGGGTCGAGTCCCTGATCCAGTGGGAAGAGGAGGAACGCGCCCACCGCAGCCTCGAGCGGCGCATGAAAGGGGCGCGGCTGGGCCGCTTCAAACCCCTGGCCGACTTCGACTGGGGCTGGCCCAGCCGCTGCGACCGGGAACTGGTCAGTGAGCTGATGCGCCTCGACTTCCTCACCGAGGCGGTCAATATCATCCTGGTGGGACCCAACGGGGTCGGCAAATCCACCCTGGCCCGCAACATCGCCCATCAAGCGGTGCTGGCCGGCCACAGCGTCCTCTTTACCAGCGCCGGCCAGATGCTCAATGACTTGGCCGCCCAGGATGGCGACAGCGCCCTCAAGCGGCGCCTCGCCCGCTACGCCCGCCCTCAACTGCTAGCGGTCGACGAGGTGGGGTATCTCGCCTACTCCAATCGCCATGCCGATCTGCTGTTCGAGATCGTCTCCCGCCGCTACGAGGAGAAATCCACCCTGGTCACCACCAATCGGCCCTTCGCCGAATGGGGTGAAGTCTTTCCCAACGCCTCCTGCGTGGTCTCCCTCGTGGACCGGCTGGTACACCGCTCAGAGATCCTCACCATCGAAGGCGAATCCTACCGGCTCAAGGAGGCCAAGGAGCGACAGCAGCAACAGGCACAGCGGCGCCGAGCCGCCGCCAAATCCAACAAAGGAGCCTAA